In the genome of Helicovermis profundi, the window TTTTTAATAATGCACTATTAAAATTGTCTAGAAAAATTTGTTGAGAAATATTGGTTTATAATTAAGAAATGAGGTAAATATGGATTACAATGAAGCAATTGAATACATTCATGGAACATATAAATTTGGAAGTAAATTGGGACTTGAAAATATATCAGTTTTACTAAACTTAATGGGCAACCCTGAAAAAGAACTTAAATTTATTCATGTTGCAGGAACAAATGGAAAAGGGTCCACTTCATCTTTCATATCTAATATTCTTCTTGAAGAAGGTTATGATGTTGGATTATTTACATCGCCGTATCTTGAAGTATTTAATGAAAGAATAAGAATAAATGGTGCTAATATTCCTAATGGTGATTTAAGTGAAGTAGTAAGTCTTGTAAAGAAAAAAGTTGATATAATGATAAAAAAAGGATATTCACATCCTACAGAATTTGAAGTTGTTACAGCAGCAGCATTTGAGTATTATAAAAATAAAAAAGTTGATTTTGTAGTTTTGGAAGTTGGAATGGGTGGAAGACTTGACTCTACCAATGTAATAGAAGATACATTGGTTTCTGTTATTACTCCAATTGCACTTGATCATACGGATTATTTAGGTGATACAATTGAAAAAGTTGCTTTTGAAAAAGCTGGAATAATTAAAACAAATTCAGTTGTTGTTATTCACCCTCAGAAGGATAGTGTTATTGATGTAATTGCAAAAAAATGTGAAGAACTAAATGCAAAACTTGTAGTTGCACCGGTAAAAAACATTGAAATATTGGATTATGATATTAGTGGTACTAGCTTCAAGGTATTGTCAAATGAATATAAAATATCTCTACTTGGAGAGCATCAAGCAAACAATGCTACAGTTGCTTTGACAGTAATCAATGCATTAATAGAGAATTATGACATAAAAGTATCTGAAGAATCTCTAAAGAGTGGACTTACAAAAACAATCTGGCCAGGGCGATTAGAAATAATGGGTAAAAATCCTATAGTTGTCATTGATGGTGCACACAATCTTCACGGAGCAAAAGGACTTGCTAATGCCAGTGAGAAACTTTTCTCTGAAAAAAAAGTTATAGGTGTAATAGGAATTTTAGGTGATAAAGATGTTGATGGTATTTTATCTGAGATGCTTCCAATATGCGATGAAGTAATAGTTACTGAACCGGATAACCCGAGAAAGATGAAAGCAGAAGAATTAGGTGAAAAAATTGAAGGTTTTTCAAAAAAAACTTATGTTGAACCAATTATAAAAGAAGCGATTGATAAAGCACTCCATTTATCAAATTCAGATGACGTAATATTATTTTTTGGTTCACTCTATATGATTGGTGAAGTAAGAAAAGTATTAAGAATGATTGTTAAGTAATATATTTTGGGAGGATTTCTTAATGTTTGATAAGGATAAACCTTATATTTTAGTTCTTGGGGCTTCAGTAGTAGATATATTTGGCTTCAGTAGTTCAAGATATAGACCGTACAATTCAACTCCTGGTAGAGTTAAAATGTCTTTTGGAGGAGTATGTAGAAATATTGCTGAAAATCTTGCAAGGGTAGGAGTTAATACTAAATTTATATCTATTTTAGGTGATGATGAGAAGGGTAAAAGTATTTTAGAGCATTCAAAAATAATTGGCTATGATATGAGCGATTCGCTTATTTTAGAAAACGGTGGAACTCCAACTTATTTAGCTATACTAAATGAATGTGGAGAAATGGTATCGTCCATTGCAGATATGAAAAGTATTGGAGAATTAAATACTGAGTTTATTGATTCTAAGGCAGATATTATAATTAATTCTGAATATACCTTTTTAGATTCTGATGATCCTGAAATATTAGAATACATTTTAACGACCTTCAAAGATAAAACGAAATTTGTTCTTGATCCAGTTTCGGCAGAGAAAGCAAATAATATAAAGCATTTGATACATCATTTTCATACAATAAAACCAAATAGGCATGAAGCTGAAATTATTCTTGGATTCAAACTTGATAGTGAAGAAGAACTGAATAACGCTGGAAAATATTTTAGAAAAATGGGTGTAAAAAATATTTTTATAAGTCTTGATGAAGACGGAATATACTATATGAATTCTGAAAAATCTGGAATAATAAAAGCAGAAAATGTAACTGTAAAAAATGTTACAGGAGCTGGTGATTCATTTGTTGCAGGAATTGGCTACGGATATATGAAAGAATTTCCTATAGAGAAAACTGTAAAATTCGCCATAACTATGGCAAATATAACCATTGATCACGAAGAAACAATAAATCCTGAAATTGATAATGAATATGTGGCGAGTAGAATTTCAAAAAATATTTGGATTGAAAAGAAATTTAATTTTTAATTAACAATAAGGAGAAAATGGTATGCCGTCTCAAAAATTATTAGATAACAATAAAAAAGTTATAGAAGCTTGGGAAAATTTTATAGATAATAATATTTTGGAAAGAGAAAAATTAAGACAGCAAATTATAGATTCTTGGCTAAGAAGTAAAAAATATAAAGTTGATTCTTTTAGTACACTTGTAAAAAAAGAGTTAAATCATAATAATTTAAGTAAAAGAATAGAAAAGTACAAACCGATATTAGATATAGCAGTTCCTTTTATGGAGACAATTTACAAAACAGTCGGAAATAGTGGTATGATAGTTAGATTTACGGACTCTGATGGTTATGTTTTGGAATGTTTTGGTGATCTTAGTGTACTTGAAAGAAATAAAGAAATACATCTATATAAAGGAACAAATGTAAGCGAAGAAATGATTGGAACGAACGCAATTGGTGTAGCTTTAAAAACAGGAATTGCGCTTCAAGTATTAGGTGCTGAGCATTATAGAAAGAGTTACCATGCTTGGACTACTTCGGCAGCTCCTATTAGAGATAAAGAAGGGAAAATTTTATCAGTACTTAGTATGTCAGGTGATCATAGTCAAGTACATCCTCACACATTAGGTATGATTATGGCGTCGGCACTAGCAATTGAACATGAAATTCGATTGAATAGAGCTAACTTTGAATTAATACGCGCAAATGAACATCTGGATGCTGTAATGCAGTCAATTAATGAAGGCATACTTACAATTGATATAAATGGAATAATAACAGATGTTAATTACTTTGCGAAAAAATTCTTAAAAAAATCTACAAAAAATATTATTGGTAATAGTATTGATGAATTAACCAAAAAACCGGTATTTGAATTGATTAAAAATAATGAAATAAAATTTGATGAAAAAGAAATACATTTTTTAGATGATAATAAAAAAAAGAAATCAGTAATAATAACATTTAAACCCGTTTATAGTGGGAAAAAAGATATATCAGAATACCTTATTAGGTTTAGAGAATCAAAAAAAGTATATGATCAAGTTAATAAGTTGGTTGGTTCAAAAGCAATTTTTACATTCGAAGATATTTTAGGTGATAGTCCTAAAATTAAAGAATCAATAAGATTAGCTTCTTTGATTGCAAATACGGATGCAACAGTTCTATTAAATGGAGAATCTGGAACAGGAAAAGAATTGTTTGCACAAGGAATACATAATGCTTCTAACAGACATGAAAGCCAATTTGTATTTATTAATTGCGGAGCTATCCCTAGAGATTTGGTCGCAAGTGAGCTCTTTGGCTATGAAGATGGGGCCTTTACAGGAGCTAGAAAGGGTGGACATCCTGGAAAATTTGAATTCGCTGATGGAGGAACATTATTCTTAGATGAAATTGGAGATATGCCGCTTGATACTCAGGCTAATTTATTAAGGGTTCTTGAAACAAAAGAAGTAGTAAGAGTTGGAGGACATGACGTAATACCAGTAGATGTAAGGGTAATTGCTGCTACACATAAAGACTTAAAAAAAGAAGTAGAAAACGGTAATTTCAGACAAGATTTATTTTTTAGATTAAATGTAATGCCAATAACGACTCCTCCTTTAAGAGAAAGAAAAGAAGATATTAGAATATTAATAAAATATTTTTATTCACAATTTTCGATGAAAAAAAATGAAAAAATAATGATAGATGAAAGTTTTTACAAGGTTATGAAAGACTATTATTGGCCTGGTAATGTAAGGGAGCTTCAAAATGTAATGCAAATGATAACGAATATTAATGGTTCGAAAGACAAGCTTTATAGTGAAGATTTGCCGAATTATCTTAAAGAAGCCATCAAATTTACTGATGATGAAGAAATAACTTTAGTTAAACCATTATATATAGTAGAAAAAGAAGAAATATTAAAAGCAATAAAATATTCTTCGGGAAATCTTATGCAAGCATCTAAGATACTTGAAATTGGAAGAAGTACTCTTTATAGAAAGTTAGAAAAATATAATATCGAAATATAATCAAAAATAAAATTAAAAAATAGTAGATAACAAGTGAACGAGCGCCCCAAAATGATACATGTGTATCATTTTGGGGCGCTCGTTCTTTGATTAACATCAAAAAGTGTATCAAATTAATACATAGCATTTTAATTAGGGAATATTATTTTATATGAAATCAATGTAAGCATTGAAAAATGTCAATATTGTGTAACTTAATATATTACAAATACATTGGCATGCATTTTGCGTATATAAAGAAGTGTAGAAATAAAAGCAAAGCATTATAAGTATTTATAGAAACTAATATTTTGTATTAAAAATGATTTTAGTATATAATTACTGCTTTTTATAATTTAAATTGGGTAGTAAGTATTAGAAAGAAGGTATGTATATGACAAGCAAAATTATTAAAATTTTATCTTTAACAGTATTTTTTGTAATATTAAGTGAGAAAATTTCACTTCTTAATATAATTTCGGCTGTAACTATTGCCTATATTGTTTTCAAGATAAATACTACTAATACAAATATAAAAAAATACTTTAGTTTTCATTTGATTTTAAAGTGGATTTTTTTTACAGGTGTTCTTTTTAAAGAAGTGGTTGTCGCAAATTTTCAAGTTGCAAAAATTGCGCTTAGTCCCTCAATGGATATTAAACCAATTATTTTGGACTACCATAGTAAAATAAAAGATGAATTTTTACTTACTATACTTTCAAATGCGATAACTCTTACTCCAGGGACTATGACGGTTGATATTCATGATAATTTGCTTAAAATTCATTGTTTAAATGAGACTTACGCGAATTCTTTAAAAGATATTTATATGGAAAAAATTTTATTTGATATAGAAGGTGAACTTAATGTATAATTTTTTAGTTTTTTCAATAATTTTCTTAGGGTTAACAACTCTTCTTTGTATGTTTAGAGTAATTAAAGGCCCTACTAAAGGTGATCGTATTATAGGTATTAATATAATAGGAACCAAAACTATGGTTATTATTGCGATTGTTTCTTCAATTTTATCAGAAGATTATTTTATTGATGTTGTATTAGTATATGCACTAATTAGTTTTATTGGATCTTATGTTGTTTCAAGAGAACTTATACAAAGTGAAAAGGAGGAATAAGATGAATATTATAGCAGTTGTTTTAATATCGTTTGGACTTTTCTTTTTCTTCGTTGGAACTATTGGTGTTATTAGGTTTCCAGATGCGCTTACAAGAGCTCATGGAGCTGCAAAATGCGATACTCTTGGAGCTGTTCTTTCTCTTCTTGGTTTGATTGTATTAAAAGGGTTTTCTCCTTCAAGTATTAAACTACTTATGGTTATTATATTTTTGTGGATAGCTAACCCAACTGCAACTCATATGATTGCAAGAGCGATTCTTGCGAGTAGTGGAAGAGAAAATAAAACTTTAGGTGAGTCAAAAGATGCTAACAAAACTGAATTAACAATAGAAGAAGCGGGTGAAGTAAAATGATGATTTTTAATATAATTATTTTAGTAGTTATGATATTAGGAGCAATTATGGCTTCGTATACAAAAAATATTTTAGCTTCAGTTATCATTTTTATGGTATATAGTTTTATGATGGCAATCCTTTGGCAACAGATGAATGCGCCTGATTTAGCAATAACTGAAGCTGCAGTTGGTGCTGGAATTACTTCTATACTATTTATTATTACTCTAAGAAAGATTAAGGTGATGAAAAAATGAAAAAAATTCTTGCGAGTATTATTACAATAGCTTTTATTATCTTTCTTTTAATTGCTGTAAACGATATGCCATTACTTGGACTAGGAACGAATCCTTCTCATAATATTGTAATGGAAAAATACATAAATGATGCAATGAAAGACACAGGTGCTGTAAATATAGTGTCAGCTATGATTCTTGATTATAGGGCTTTTGATACATTTATAGAAACTTCAGTTATATATACCGCTTTAATCTGTGTTTTTATGGTTTTAAAAAAAGGTGGTACAAAATATGAAGACTAGTATAGTGAAAAATGTTGCAAATATAATGATTCCTTTTATTCAAATGTTTGCTCTGTATATTATGATTTTTGGTCATATTTCTCCAGGGGGTGGATTTGCTGGAGGAAGTATTTTAGGAGCAAGCCTTATTATGTACAGGTTTATTCATGGTAATGAAGAGACTTGCAGAAAATTTGGATTTAGAAAACTTTTAAAATTAGTGTCATTTTCTTTAATTGGATATGGATTATTAAAAGGATTTGTATTTGTAGCGTCATTTTATGGATTGAATGAGATAGTTCCAGTAGGCAATGTTGGTACAATTTTAAGTGGAGGGTTTATTATGCCGTTAAATATATTAGTTGGAATAGTAGTAGCAATTACATTTTACTTTATAGCTTCTTTATTTGAAGAGGGTGAAATCGAAAATGTCTAATTTACTAATAAATTATATACAAGTAGGAGCAGTGGTTCTCTTTGGAATAGGTTTTATGATTCTTCTATTGAATAATAATCTTATAAAAAAAATAATAGGAATGAATATCATGGATACATCGATTTTTTTGTTGTTTATTTCTATTGGATTTATTCATGGAAAAGAAGCTCCTATTATTGTCGGCGGAAAATTTCATATAAATGGCTATGTAAACCCAATTCCAACGGGTCTTATGCTTACTGGAATTGTTGTAGCAGTAAGTGTTACATCGTTTATGCTAGCATTAACTATTAAGTACTACGAAAAATTTGGAACAATCGAATTAGATGAGATAAACGCTATTAAGAAGAATAACAATTAAAACAAAAATGATAAATAATTTAAAACCTTTAGCTTTAAAAATTTGGTTTTTAGATGAAAATAAAGGAGGAAACTAATGAAATTAATCAGTTTAACCTTACTAAATGTCACGAGTAGTAGTATTTCAAAAATAAATACACTTGAACTAATACCTCTTTTAACAATTATGATACTTATGATGGGCGCATTTATTGTTCCTATTTTGAAAAACAAAAAAAATGTTTATAAAATTTCCTTAGCAATATTTTCTTTAGTATTTATTATGAATTTAGTAAATTTAGTTAACGTAATTAATAATGGAATTTTTATGTTTACTATAGGTCATTTTTCAGCACCTTTTGGTATTGTTTTTAGAATTGATTATATAGAAAGTATTATTGGATTATTATTTTCTTTTGTTATGTTAATGATAGTTTGGTATTCAATGTATAGTTTAGAAAAAGAAATCAAAGTAAAAAGAGTGAGTTTTTTTTATACACTTAATTTACTTTTATTAGCATCATTACTTGGAATTATATATACTTACGATATTTTTAATGGTTTTGTATTTTTAGAAGTTAGTACACTTGCAGCTTGTGGAATTATTATTGCAAAGGATAAAAAAACTAATATAAAAGCAGCTCTTAAATATTTAATTCTTAGTACTTTAGGTTCAGGATTAGTTCTTATGGGAATTGCATTTCTTTATTCTATAACTGGTCATTTAAGCATGGAATTTATTCATGATGAATTGGTTAAATCGGCAGCATCTAATCAAAATATTATTTTGATTAGTTTAATACTTTTCACTGTGGGACTTGGGATAAAAGGAGCGATGTTTCCTCTACACATCTGGTTACCAGATGCACATTCATCTGCTCCTAGTCCTTCCAGTGCAATACTTTCAGCGTTAGTTATTAAAGCGCCTATCATTTTTATGATAAAAATATTTTATATGGTTTATGGAAAAAATATTATTCAGGGTACAGTTATATTAAATATATTACTTATATTTGGATCACTTGGAATGATTATGGGTTCAGTCTTTGCAAGAAGGCAAAAAGAATTAAAAAGAATGATTGCTTATTCAAGTGTAGCTCAAATGGGATATATATTTTTTGGAATTGGACTAGGTAATGAACTTGGTTTACTAATGGCGGTTTATCATATAATAGCTCATGCAGTAACTAAATCTAGTTTATTTCTAGCAGTAGGTTCAATAATTGAACAAACCGGTTTTAAAAAGATCGATGATATTAAAGGAATCGGAAAAGAAATGCCAGTAACTCTTGCAATATTTTCGATTAGCGCATTTTCTATGATTGGTATTCCAGTACTTCCAGGATTTATTAGTAAATGGAACCTTTCTCTTGCTTCTATTGAAACTGGAAAATTATATTTACTTGCTATTATTTTACTAAGTAGTTTATTAAATGCAGCTTATTATTTTCCAATTATTATTAACGGTTATTTTGGAGAAGATAATTTAGATGGAAAAGTGTTTAGATCAAAAAGCAAGCCAATTAAAGAATTGATGCCACTGATTATATTATCAGTAATAATGATATTAACTGGATTTTTCTCAGGAAAAATTATAGAGCTTATTAAATTTGGAAGTTATTTTTAATTAAACTACTAAACGTTTAGGAAGTTTTTCATAATAATACATGTAAAAATTCAACATATGATGAGTAGGAGATGGAGTAATGGAAAAATTAATTTTACTATTGCCACTATTGGTACCAATAATTGGCACATTGTGTTTATCCACAAATAAAATAATTAAAGATAAATATATGAAAAAATTTGTTGGAATAATTGTATTTGTTAATTTGGGATTAGTGTTAAATTCAGCATACAACGTAAATACAACAACATCACATTTAATAAAAGTGAATGAATTTTTAGATATTTATTTTAAAGTTGATAAATTGGGAGTTCTTTTTAGTTTGATGGCATCTATTCTTTGGATATTAACTAGTTTTTATTCATTTGAATATATGAGTCACGAAAGTAAAAAAAGAATGTTTTATGCATTTTTCGTTTTAACTTTAGGAGTAACAGTAGGTATATCTTTTGCAGGTAATTTATTTACATTATATATTTACTACGAAATATTAACCCTTTCAACCTTTCCTTTGGTTATACACGCTGGAACAAAAGAAGCATTATACAGTGGTAAAAAATATATTATATATTCGTTTTCAGGTGCGACACTTATTATATTTGGTATGATGATTCTCTATAGTGTAACTGGAAATATGAATTTTACACACGGCGGAATTTTCTCGAATGCTGCACTAAGTGATAAAAATTTAATACTTATAAGTTATATATCTATGTTTTTAGGATTTGGAGTAAAATCAGCTCTTGTACCATTTCATTCTTGGTTACCAGCTGCGATGGTTGCCCCTACACCAGTAAGTGCGCTTCTTCATGCAGTTGCCGTCGTTAAATCAGGAATTTTTTCTCTTATTAGAATAACGTATTTCGTATTTGGTGCGACCGTAATAAAGGAAATAGGAGCAGTTAAATATTTGATACCATTTGCGATTATAACAATACTAATGGGATCACTCTTAGCACTTCACCAAGATCATCTAAAGAAAAGATTAGCTTATTCAACAATTTCACAGCTTGGATATATAATTTTAGGTATATTAATGCTCAATAAAAATGGATTAAGCGGAGCTCTTCTTCATTTAATTAACCATGCCTTTATAAAAATAACTTTATTTTTCATTGTTGGAGCTATAACACATCAAACAGGCAAAAAGTATATTCATCAAATAAATGGACTTGGTAAAAATATGAAAATAACTTTTGTATGTTTCACTATTGCATCAATATCATTAATTGGTATACCGCCAACAAATGGTTTTGTAAGTAAGTGGTTTTTAAGTATGGGAGCACTTAATAATGGTTCTATTTTTCAAGTGATTATATTATTATTTAGTGCGTTTTTAACTGCAAGTTATTTGCTTCCAATACCTGTAGCAGCATTTTTTAGAAAATCTGAAGATCAGCTTATTTTAGAAGAACATTTAAATGAAGATTTTGCACATTTAGAACTTGAACGCGATTCAAAAGATCCAAATAAATTTATGTTAGTACCAATAGTTATTTTAACAGCTATAATAATATTTTTAGGTTTATTTCCAAATGTGATAATTTCATTCATTAACGATATTTTGCTAGAAGTTTTTTAAGGGAGGTAATGATGATAATTTTAATATTGATAATACCGTTTATTGCTTCTTTTATAGGTTATTTTATTGGTAGCAAAAATGAAAAATATAGAGATATATTTAATGTGTTGTTTACTGCAATTGAATTAATTTTAGTAATGTTAATATTTCCAAATGTTAAGAACGGCGATTTAACGTATTTTGTACCAAATATAATGGGTACAGGACTATTTTTAAAAATAGATATGCTTAGATATGCTATGCTTGTAATTTCAGCTCTCGCATGGTTTTTAACTACAATGTATTCTACTCAATATTTACTTAAACATAAAAACAGAAATAGGTATTACCTTTTTTCAATGCTTACCTATGCTGCTACTATAGGAATATTTATGTCAGAAAATATAATAAATATGTTTACATTTTTTGAAATAATGTCTTTAACGTCATATATTCTTGTAATTCACGATGAAGATAAGTACTCGCATGAGGCTGGAGTATCTTATATTTCCATGGCAATTGCGGGTGGGCTTGTAATGTTAATGGGTATTTTTCTTCTTTTTGATTACACTGGTACGCTTAATATTGGTGAAATATCAAAAACTCTACCAAATTTAGGAAATGTTAAATACGTGATATCGACTTTAATAATCGTAGGATTTGGAGTAAAAGCGAGTATGTTTCCACTTCATACATGGCTTGTAAAAGCGTATACGGCGGCTCCAGCACCTGCAAGTGCTATTATTAGCGGAGTACTTCTAAAAGCAGGATTATTTGGAATAATAATAGTAGTAGATGAAATGATGGCCGGTGATGAGAAAATGTCGTTTGTTATATTTGTAATAGGTATAATAAATATATATCTTGGTGGAATACTTGCTATGATGCAAAGAAATATAAAGAGAGTAATCGCCTATAGTAGTTTAAGTCAAACTGGGTTTATGTTAATGGGAATTGGTCTTATAGGAATTCTTGGAAAAGAAGGTGGCGTTGCTATTGTTGGAACGATTCTTTTCATGGTAAATCATGCTATATTTAAAATTCTACTTTTCCTTGGAGCGGGAATTATTTATATGATTTATAACGATTTAAGTATTAATAAAATATATGGTTTTGGTAAAAATAAAATAAAGCTTAAAATAATATTTTTAATTGGAATACTTGGTATAACAGGAATTCCTGGATTTAATGGTTATACATCTAAAACATTAATACACGAAGCAATTCTAGAAGCTTATCATCTTACTGATAATATTTTTTATAAATTTTCAGAAATTGCATTTTTGCTTGGTGGTGCGCTTACAATTGCCTATATGATGAAAATATTTATTGGAATTTTTATTGATGAAAATAGTGAATTTAAAGGACAGTACAATGAATTTGTTCATAAAAGAGCACTTATGCCAATGGGTATACTTGCAGGATTGATTATTATAATTGGGTTATTTCCAAATGGAATAATTAGTTCATTAAATTTATATGCAAGTTCTCTTCACGCTCATGGTTT includes:
- a CDS encoding complex I subunit 5 family protein, with product MIILILIIPFIASFIGYFIGSKNEKYRDIFNVLFTAIELILVMLIFPNVKNGDLTYFVPNIMGTGLFLKIDMLRYAMLVISALAWFLTTMYSTQYLLKHKNRNRYYLFSMLTYAATIGIFMSENIINMFTFFEIMSLTSYILVIHDEDKYSHEAGVSYISMAIAGGLVMLMGIFLLFDYTGTLNIGEISKTLPNLGNVKYVISTLIIVGFGVKASMFPLHTWLVKAYTAAPAPASAIISGVLLKAGLFGIIIVVDEMMAGDEKMSFVIFVIGIINIYLGGILAMMQRNIKRVIAYSSLSQTGFMLMGIGLIGILGKEGGVAIVGTILFMVNHAIFKILLFLGAGIIYMIYNDLSINKIYGFGKNKIKLKIIFLIGILGITGIPGFNGYTSKTLIHEAILEAYHLTDNIFYKFSEIAFLLGGALTIAYMMKIFIGIFIDENSEFKGQYNEFVHKRALMPMGILAGLIIIIGLFPNGIISSLNLYASSLHAHGLEYVNFFTIDKLVYSLITIILGVSIYYQFVDNYFIIHHDKKKMYVNPSLMWFDLEKDLYIPVIVNTFKFFSFFFKHIDNWMIYSVKKLSNSVNVVENLDSTLLLKLEEKRMMVDTSTDTFKHEFEEKVMHSKEDILEKTENILNLSSEAKPLLKNVKSINELIIFFHKRITSITYSIFLFGIVLVLSLLYVFLMR